From Parus major isolate Abel chromosome 1A, Parus_major1.1, whole genome shotgun sequence, the proteins below share one genomic window:
- the LOC107204317 gene encoding heat shock 70 kDa protein 12A-like isoform X2: protein MRYKSLPSSQADSWYFFENFKMQLYNTSVTAGMQLKATNGKTLPALTVFSESLCYLKKHALNTIKEASFQTVYDPEEITWVLTVPAIWSAGAKQFMRLAAKEAGIISDMLSKNLIIALEPEAASLWCKQLPQEGFMADSSDKMKFEDSPGIQYIVVDCGGGTIDITVHEIQEDHYLKELHKAAGGGWGGNRVDENFINFLKEIFNDGVWDEYVKKHPTELQSMMYNFSLQKCSDRREAVYMHCYYNLTKVAESKKDISQFFEKAAGAVWCNGTIKITYEKMKSFFEYSINNIICTLREILCKPEMDQVQYILLVGGFASSIILRDAVRQAFSSKYHILCPMEAQVAIAKGAVLFGINPCIITSRISCRTYGLRISQKFDDAIHDPRKRRVSKTGDYIYCTDVFRKLVEIGEAVNIQEVAHYDFYPTEPDQTKVVFAFYCTKKQNARYVDEEGMEQLGFCVVPSPDTRLGKDRKLKVAIKFGLTEFEATCTDVTSQQSQTVIIDFLSYNYSSY, encoded by the exons ATGAGGTACAAGAGCCTGCCCTCCAGCCAAGCTGACAGCTGGTACTTCTTCGAGAACTTCAAGATGCAGCTGTACAACACG AGTGTCACAGCTGGCATGCAGCTGAAAGCCACCAATGGAAAGACGCTTCCTGCTCTGACAGTCTTTTCTGAAAGCCTGTGCTACCTGAAGAAACATGCTTTGAATACCATTAAGGAGGCCTCTTTCCAAACTGTCTACGATCCAGAGGAGATCACCTGGGTCCTTACTGTCCCAGCCATATGGAGTGCTGGTGCCAAGCAGTTCATGCGTCTCGCAGCAAAAGAG GCAGGAATTATCTCTGACATGCTCTCTAAGAACTTGATCATTGCCTTGGAGCCAGAAGCTGCATCACTGTGGTGCAAGCAGCTTCCACAGGAAGGGTTTATGGCAGACAGCAGTGACAAGATGAAGTTTGAAGACTCCCCTGGGATCCAGTACATCGTCGTTGACTGTGGAG gTGGCACAATAGACATCACAGTACATGAGATCCAAGAAGACCATTACCTAAAGGAGCTACACAAGGCAGCTGGAGGTGGATGGGGAGGCAACAGAGTGGATGAAAACTTCATCAATTTCCTCAAGGAAATATTCAATGATGGCGTATGGGATGAATATGTAAAGAAGCACCCTACTGAATTACAAAGTATGATGTACAACTTCAGCCTACAGAAATGCTCTGATAGAAGGGAGGCAGTCTACATGCATTGCTACTACAACTTGACCAAAGTGGCAGAGTCCAAGAAGGACATCTCCCAGTTctttgaaaaagcagcaggagctgtgtggtgTAATGGGACAATCAAGATTACatatgagaaaatgaaaagcttttttgagTATAGTATCAACAATATCATTTGTACTTTGAGGGAAATTCTTTGCAAACCTGAGATGGACCAAGTCCAGTACATTTTACTTGTGGGAGGCTTTGCATCCAGCATCATCCTGCGAGATGCAGTCAGGCAGGCCTTTAGCAGCAAGTATCACATCCTTTGTCCCATGGAGGCCCAGGTGGCCATTGCAAAAGGGGCTGTTTTATTTGGAATTAATCCCTGTATCATTACCTCAAGAATCAGCTGTAGGACATATGGCTTAAGAATAAGTCAGAAATTTGATGATGCTATCCATGATCCCCGTAAACGGAGGGTCTCAAAAACTGGTGACTATATTTATTGCACAGATGTCTTCCGTAAACTGGTGGAAATTGGGGAAGCAGTGAACATACAGGAAGTTGCCCACTATGATTTCTATCCGACAGAACCAGATCAAACAAAGGTAGTCTTTGCTTTCTATTGTACAAAAAAACAGAATGCTCGGTATGTAGATGAGGAAGGGATGGAACAGCTTGGCTTCTGTGTAGTGCCATCGCCAGACACGAGGCTGGGGAAAGATCGCAAGCTGAAGGTGGCTATTAAATTTGGGCTCACTGAATTTGAAGCCACATGTACTGATGTTACTTCCCAACAAAGTCAGACAGTTATAATAGATTTTTTATCTTATAATTACTCCTCATATTGA
- the LOC107204320 gene encoding uncharacterized protein LOC107204320 isoform X2: MNTPNVSDSSNRNTWNTGNDFGSTRTEMSDTPDISGFTRGAMWSTYNISGSRGIESQHTHNVSGNRGTEVLEGQHEDTDPSKMTAQSSRHTSDTSQKPSAYEDQTSNVKEMPEIMDEIINKYKKETLQMMEEVNNKQKEEIFEMMKEMDNKNTKERDEFLKAMDNKIIWKNDEIRSFFDTIYTHLLDCHNRALPGRAIQIHEEKEENKMLKEKIKKLEARIQELLAKAIVMHQHSEDINDPSRLSAVLDRYELLRLREWEKVRSSMSHRWTYKEGSRAIKEAAINTGSGNETQFLLQCCQIYCLLLLQDPPVKADWKMDIQYLEHVDRKDAVYWKKTSFLWPIMKCGEKIIVKGVVWD; this comes from the exons ATGAATACACCAAATGTTTCTGACTCCAGCAACAGAAACACGTGGAATACAGGCAACGATTTTGGCTCCACAAGAACAGAAATGTCTGATACACCTGATATTTCTGGCTTCACTCGAGGAGCAATGTGGAGTACATACAACATTTCTGGCTCCAGAGGAATAGaatcacagcacacacacaatgTTTCTGGCAACAGAGGAACAGAAGTATTGGAAGGTCAGCACGAGGACACTGATCCCAGCAAGATGACTGCACAAAGCAGCAG acaTACATCTGACACCTCACAGAAGCCATCAGCCTATGAAGACCAGACTTCCAACGTGAAGGAAATGCCTGAAATAATGGACGAGATCATcaataaatacaaaaaggaaACGTTGCAAATGATGGAAGAGGTgaacaataaacaaaaagaggaaatatttgaaatgatGAAAGAAATGGACAACAAGAACACAAAGGAAAGAGATGAATTCCTGAAAGCAATGGACAACAAAATAAT ATGGAAAAACGATGAGATCAGAAGTTTCTTTGACACTATTTATACTCACCTTCTGGATTGTCACAACAG AGCACTTCCTGGAAGGGCAATCCAAATACatgaggagaaagaggaaaataagatgCTGAAAGAGAAGATCAAAAAACTAGAGGCAAG AATCCAAGAGCTCTTGGCTAAAGCAATAGTCATGCACCAACACTCTGAGGACATCAATGACCCTTCACGTTTGTCTGCTGTGCTGGACAGATATGAGCTGCTCCGGCTACGGGAATGGGAAAAAGTCAGGAGCTCCATGTCCCACCGTTGGACATATAAAGAAGGCAGCCGTGCCATTAAG GAAGCTGCCATTAACACAGGAAGTGGAAATGAAACACAGTtcttgctgcagtgctgccaaaTTTATTGTTTGCTGCTTCTTCAGGACCCACCAGTTAAAGCTGACTGGAAGATGGACATACAGTATTTAGAGCACGTGGACAGGAAAGATGCTGtgtattggaaaaaaacatcatttctgTGGCCCATAATGAAATGCggggaaaaaattattgtgAAAGGTGTAGTCTGGGATTAA
- the LOC107204317 gene encoding heat shock 70 kDa protein 12B-like isoform X1 — protein MASQSVFVVAIDFGTSYSGYCFSLASGTDQIRQVNWGVEHGLKTPKTPTCILFNQKQEFKCFGYDAVMRYKSLPSSQADSWYFFENFKMQLYNTSVTAGMQLKATNGKTLPALTVFSESLCYLKKHALNTIKEASFQTVYDPEEITWVLTVPAIWSAGAKQFMRLAAKEAGIISDMLSKNLIIALEPEAASLWCKQLPQEGFMADSSDKMKFEDSPGIQYIVVDCGGGTIDITVHEIQEDHYLKELHKAAGGGWGGNRVDENFINFLKEIFNDGVWDEYVKKHPTELQSMMYNFSLQKCSDRREAVYMHCYYNLTKVAESKKDISQFFEKAAGAVWCNGTIKITYEKMKSFFEYSINNIICTLREILCKPEMDQVQYILLVGGFASSIILRDAVRQAFSSKYHILCPMEAQVAIAKGAVLFGINPCIITSRISCRTYGLRISQKFDDAIHDPRKRRVSKTGDYIYCTDVFRKLVEIGEAVNIQEVAHYDFYPTEPDQTKVVFAFYCTKKQNARYVDEEGMEQLGFCVVPSPDTRLGKDRKLKVAIKFGLTEFEATCTDVTSQQSQTVIIDFLSYNYSSY, from the exons ATGGCCAGCCAGTCAGTCTTTGTTGTTGCTATAGATTTTGGCACATCCTACAGTGGgtactgtttttctcttgcttcagGTACAGACCAAATCCGGCAGGTTAACTGGGGAGTAGAGCATGGGCTCAAGACCCCAAAGACGCCTACGTGCATTTTGTTCAACCAGAAGCAGGAGTTCAAATGTTTTGGCTATGATGCTGTGATGAGGTACAAGAGCCTGCCCTCCAGCCAAGCTGACAGCTGGTACTTCTTCGAGAACTTCAAGATGCAGCTGTACAACACG AGTGTCACAGCTGGCATGCAGCTGAAAGCCACCAATGGAAAGACGCTTCCTGCTCTGACAGTCTTTTCTGAAAGCCTGTGCTACCTGAAGAAACATGCTTTGAATACCATTAAGGAGGCCTCTTTCCAAACTGTCTACGATCCAGAGGAGATCACCTGGGTCCTTACTGTCCCAGCCATATGGAGTGCTGGTGCCAAGCAGTTCATGCGTCTCGCAGCAAAAGAG GCAGGAATTATCTCTGACATGCTCTCTAAGAACTTGATCATTGCCTTGGAGCCAGAAGCTGCATCACTGTGGTGCAAGCAGCTTCCACAGGAAGGGTTTATGGCAGACAGCAGTGACAAGATGAAGTTTGAAGACTCCCCTGGGATCCAGTACATCGTCGTTGACTGTGGAG gTGGCACAATAGACATCACAGTACATGAGATCCAAGAAGACCATTACCTAAAGGAGCTACACAAGGCAGCTGGAGGTGGATGGGGAGGCAACAGAGTGGATGAAAACTTCATCAATTTCCTCAAGGAAATATTCAATGATGGCGTATGGGATGAATATGTAAAGAAGCACCCTACTGAATTACAAAGTATGATGTACAACTTCAGCCTACAGAAATGCTCTGATAGAAGGGAGGCAGTCTACATGCATTGCTACTACAACTTGACCAAAGTGGCAGAGTCCAAGAAGGACATCTCCCAGTTctttgaaaaagcagcaggagctgtgtggtgTAATGGGACAATCAAGATTACatatgagaaaatgaaaagcttttttgagTATAGTATCAACAATATCATTTGTACTTTGAGGGAAATTCTTTGCAAACCTGAGATGGACCAAGTCCAGTACATTTTACTTGTGGGAGGCTTTGCATCCAGCATCATCCTGCGAGATGCAGTCAGGCAGGCCTTTAGCAGCAAGTATCACATCCTTTGTCCCATGGAGGCCCAGGTGGCCATTGCAAAAGGGGCTGTTTTATTTGGAATTAATCCCTGTATCATTACCTCAAGAATCAGCTGTAGGACATATGGCTTAAGAATAAGTCAGAAATTTGATGATGCTATCCATGATCCCCGTAAACGGAGGGTCTCAAAAACTGGTGACTATATTTATTGCACAGATGTCTTCCGTAAACTGGTGGAAATTGGGGAAGCAGTGAACATACAGGAAGTTGCCCACTATGATTTCTATCCGACAGAACCAGATCAAACAAAGGTAGTCTTTGCTTTCTATTGTACAAAAAAACAGAATGCTCGGTATGTAGATGAGGAAGGGATGGAACAGCTTGGCTTCTGTGTAGTGCCATCGCCAGACACGAGGCTGGGGAAAGATCGCAAGCTGAAGGTGGCTATTAAATTTGGGCTCACTGAATTTGAAGCCACATGTACTGATGTTACTTCCCAACAAAGTCAGACAGTTATAATAGATTTTTTATCTTATAATTACTCCTCATATTGA
- the LOC107204320 gene encoding uncharacterized protein LOC107204320 isoform X1: MNTPNVSDSSNRNTWNTGNDFGSTRTEMSDTPDISGFTRGAMWSTYNISGSRGIESQHTHNVSGNRGTEVLEGQHEDTDPSKMTAQSSRHTSDTSQKPSAYEDQTSNVKEMPEIMDEIINKYKKETLQMMEEVNNKQKEEIFEMMKEMDNKNTKERDEFLKAMDNKIIWKNDEIRSFFDTIYTHLLDCHNRALPGRAIQIHEEKEENKMLKEKIKKLEARIQELLAKAIVMHQHSEDINDPSRLSAVLDRYELLRLREWEKVRSSMSHRWTYKEGSRAIKKLFDACEKDIQQRTDAIIKGFDIPQENNTLTKVMMQDIMKLLRQRYRENSALYKIVQEAAINTGSGNETQFLLQCCQIYCLLLLQDPPVKADWKMDIQYLEHVDRKDAVYWKKTSFLWPIMKCGEKIIVKGVVWD; the protein is encoded by the exons ATGAATACACCAAATGTTTCTGACTCCAGCAACAGAAACACGTGGAATACAGGCAACGATTTTGGCTCCACAAGAACAGAAATGTCTGATACACCTGATATTTCTGGCTTCACTCGAGGAGCAATGTGGAGTACATACAACATTTCTGGCTCCAGAGGAATAGaatcacagcacacacacaatgTTTCTGGCAACAGAGGAACAGAAGTATTGGAAGGTCAGCACGAGGACACTGATCCCAGCAAGATGACTGCACAAAGCAGCAG acaTACATCTGACACCTCACAGAAGCCATCAGCCTATGAAGACCAGACTTCCAACGTGAAGGAAATGCCTGAAATAATGGACGAGATCATcaataaatacaaaaaggaaACGTTGCAAATGATGGAAGAGGTgaacaataaacaaaaagaggaaatatttgaaatgatGAAAGAAATGGACAACAAGAACACAAAGGAAAGAGATGAATTCCTGAAAGCAATGGACAACAAAATAAT ATGGAAAAACGATGAGATCAGAAGTTTCTTTGACACTATTTATACTCACCTTCTGGATTGTCACAACAG AGCACTTCCTGGAAGGGCAATCCAAATACatgaggagaaagaggaaaataagatgCTGAAAGAGAAGATCAAAAAACTAGAGGCAAG AATCCAAGAGCTCTTGGCTAAAGCAATAGTCATGCACCAACACTCTGAGGACATCAATGACCCTTCACGTTTGTCTGCTGTGCTGGACAGATATGAGCTGCTCCGGCTACGGGAATGGGAAAAAGTCAGGAGCTCCATGTCCCACCGTTGGACATATAAAGAAGGCAGCCGTGCCATTAAG AAGCTGTTTGATGCCTGTGAGAAAGATATACAACAGAGAACAGATGCCATAATTAAAGGTTTTGACATTCCACAAGAGAATAATACTTTGACCAAg GTGATGATGCAAGACATAATGAAGCTGCTCAGGCAACGCTATCGCGAAAATTCAGCACTTTACAAGATTGTTCAA GAAGCTGCCATTAACACAGGAAGTGGAAATGAAACACAGTtcttgctgcagtgctgccaaaTTTATTGTTTGCTGCTTCTTCAGGACCCACCAGTTAAAGCTGACTGGAAGATGGACATACAGTATTTAGAGCACGTGGACAGGAAAGATGCTGtgtattggaaaaaaacatcatttctgTGGCCCATAATGAAATGCggggaaaaaattattgtgAAAGGTGTAGTCTGGGATTAA
- the LOC107204322 gene encoding cytoglobin-like, translating into MSLSEAEVQSARGAWEKIYVDAEDNGTAVLVRMFTEHPDTKSYFTHFKGMDSAEEMKQSDQVRGHGKKVFSAINDMVQHLGNSEAFLGIVTPLGKKHATQLKIDPKNFRIICDIILQLMEEKFGGDSKASFEKVTNEICTHLNNIYKEEGW; encoded by the exons ATGTCGCTCTCTGAAGCAGAGGTGCAAAGTGCCCGTGGTGCCTGGGAGAAGATATATGTGGATGCTGAGGACAATGGGACAGCTGTGCTGGTCAG GATGTTTACCGAGCACCCAGACACCAAGTCCTACTTCACACATTTCAAAGGCATGGACTCTGCTGAAGAGATGAAACAGTCAGATCAAGTCAGGGGCCATGGCAAGAAGGTTTTCAGTGCCATCAACGACATGGTGCAACACCTGGGCAACTCTGAGGCTTTTCTTGGGATAGTGACCCCACTCGGCAAGAAACATGCCACCCAGCTGAAGATTGACCCCAAAAACTTTAGG ATTATCTGTGACATTATTTTACAATTGATGGAGGAGAAATTTGGCGGAGACAGCAAAGCTTCATTTGAGAAGGTGACCAATGAAATCTGCACCCACCTGAACAATATCTACAAAGAGGAGGGTTGGTGA